DNA from Thermoleophilaceae bacterium:
CGGGCGGTTCGCGTACGGAGCCGCGCCCACGAGGTCGATCGCCTCGCGCACGCGCCGCCTCGCGTCCGCGCTCGCCCGGCCCGGCAGCGGCACGCCCCAGCGCGCGCCATCGAGCCCGAGCCGGACGATGTCCACTCCGCGGATCCGCGCCGCGGAGTCGAAGCTGCGGCGTTGTGGCAGGTAGCCGATCAGCGAGCTCGCCTCGCCCGGCGGCCGGCCGAGGACGGTGGCGGACCCGGCGGTGAGCCGCAGCAGCCCGAGGATCGCCTTGAGCAACGTGGACTTGCCCGCGCCGTTGGGTCCGAGCACGGCGGCGAATTCACCTTCCCGCACGGTGAGGCTCACGTCGCTCCACACCACGCGCCCGCCGAGGCGGACCTCCGCCGAGTCGAAACGGACGGCGGCCTCGCCGCTCATCGCCCGCTCCCTTGCGCGAGCGCCCGCTGAAGCGCGCGCAGCTGGGTTGACTGCCAGGCCTGAAACGTCGCGTCGCGGGGCGTGAGCGTCTCGGTCACGCTCGTCACCGGAATGCCGTTGGCCCGCGCCTCGCCGGTGAGCCGCTGAACGTCGGGCGTGGCGTTCTGGCTGTTGTAGACCCACGTCTTGATCTGCCGGCCGGCGAGCTGCCGGTCCACCGTGGAGCG
Protein-coding regions in this window:
- a CDS encoding ATP-binding cassette domain-containing protein, which produces MSGEAAVRFDSAEVRLGGRVVWSDVSLTVREGEFAAVLGPNGAGKSTLLKAILGLLRLTAGSATVLGRPPGEASSLIGYLPQRRSFDSAARIRGVDIVRLGLDGARWGVPLPGRASADARRRVREAIDLVGAAPYANRPIGRLSGGEQQRLLIAQALVRRPRLLLLDEPLDSLDLTNQVSVAALVQRICREEGVAVMLVAHDVNPILPYLDRVVYFAGGTAVDGAPREVITAGTLSALYSAPIEVLECSDGRLVVVGTPEPPSIHHPRHAHEHAH